Proteins co-encoded in one Candidatus Melainabacteria bacterium genomic window:
- the gcvH gene encoding glycine cleavage system protein GcvH: MDFPKELKYSKSHEYLKILSSSNQAIVGITSYAGKELGDVVYVELPEVGKTYKQGDKFGVVESVKSVSDLYIPIEGKVIEINKELNDHPEYVNQDPYGKGWMIKIGLTSDLHQNKNLISADEYAKFVLAEAH; the protein is encoded by the coding sequence ATGGACTTTCCAAAAGAGCTAAAATACTCAAAAAGTCACGAATACTTAAAGATTTTAAGTAGTTCAAATCAAGCCATTGTAGGGATTACATCATATGCAGGTAAAGAACTAGGAGATGTAGTATATGTTGAACTCCCTGAAGTAGGAAAAACTTATAAACAAGGAGACAAATTTGGCGTAGTAGAATCAGTTAAATCTGTTTCAGATTTATATATCCCAATCGAAGGAAAAGTTATTGAAATTAACAAAGAATTAAATGATCATCCAGAGTATGTTAATCAAGATCCTTATGGAAAAGGGTGGATGATAAAAATTGGACTTACTTCAGATTTACATCAAAATAAAAATTTAATTTCTGCTGATGAATATGCAAAGTTTGTTTTAGCAGAAGCACATTAG